One genomic region from Halorussus rarus encodes:
- a CDS encoding helix-turn-helix domain-containing protein, whose protein sequence is MSHPESFRELMLVEDPGFADVMRCVFGIQEHETETYLTLLDAPDSTVEELADELDRDRSNVSRSLSTLREKELVERRRTLLDGGGHVYCHVAEPLPAVRERLHEELDAWTEFVHGRIDDFGGPE, encoded by the coding sequence ATGTCACACCCCGAGTCGTTCCGCGAGTTGATGCTCGTCGAGGATCCGGGGTTCGCCGACGTGATGCGGTGCGTCTTCGGCATCCAGGAGCACGAGACCGAGACGTACCTGACGCTGCTCGACGCCCCGGACAGCACCGTCGAGGAGCTGGCCGACGAACTCGACCGCGACCGGAGCAACGTCAGCCGCTCGCTGTCGACCCTGCGGGAGAAGGAACTGGTCGAGCGCCGCCGGACGCTGCTGGACGGCGGCGGCCACGTCTACTGCCACGTCGCCGAGCCGCTGCCCGCGGTCCGCGAGCGCCTCCACGAGGAACTCGACGCCTGGACCGAGTTCGTCCACGGCCGCATCGACGACTTCGGCGGCCCCGAGTGA
- the thrC gene encoding threonine synthase, with protein MTELTLSAAATEAAPDAADDGVWLACIDCDWTGAPFEEVRYRCPDCESLLEVRYADLPTLEDFAESDERGVWRYADALPFDAGVSIEEGDTPLYEVPTIEDEVGVADLRVKHEGMNPTGSFKDRGMTVGVRVAEELGVGRLACASTGNTSAALACYGARAGTQVLVLLPAGKVAAGKVAQASLHGARILEVDGNFDACLDVVSDLADRGEAYLLNSLNPFRLEGQKTIGLEILEQFRDQTGDLPDRIVLPVGNAGNTAALYKAFRELVAAGSLAPEEVPTLTGVQAEGAAPMVEAIEEGSDEIRRWEDVETRATAIRIGNPVNAPKALPGIRETGGTAVAVSDEEITDAQCALARDGVGVEPASAASVAGLRKLRESGEIGSDERVVCLTTGHLLKDPDAAAAAGADPEPVPADTDGVLDHLAK; from the coding sequence ATGACCGAACTGACGCTCTCCGCCGCCGCGACCGAGGCGGCGCCGGACGCGGCCGACGACGGCGTCTGGCTGGCCTGCATCGACTGCGACTGGACCGGCGCGCCCTTCGAGGAGGTCCGGTACCGGTGTCCCGACTGCGAGAGCCTGCTGGAGGTCCGGTACGCCGACCTCCCGACCCTCGAGGACTTCGCAGAGTCCGACGAGCGGGGCGTCTGGCGGTACGCCGACGCGCTCCCGTTCGACGCGGGCGTGAGCATCGAGGAGGGCGACACGCCCCTCTACGAGGTGCCGACCATCGAGGACGAGGTCGGGGTCGCGGACCTCCGGGTCAAGCACGAGGGGATGAACCCGACCGGGAGCTTCAAGGACCGCGGGATGACCGTGGGCGTCCGGGTCGCCGAGGAGCTGGGCGTCGGCCGGCTCGCCTGCGCGTCGACGGGCAACACGAGCGCGGCGCTGGCGTGCTACGGCGCCCGGGCCGGCACGCAGGTGCTCGTCCTCCTGCCCGCGGGCAAGGTCGCCGCCGGCAAGGTCGCGCAGGCCAGCCTCCACGGCGCGCGCATCCTGGAGGTCGACGGCAACTTCGACGCCTGCCTCGACGTCGTCTCGGACCTGGCCGACCGCGGAGAGGCGTACCTGCTGAACTCGCTCAATCCCTTCCGGCTCGAGGGCCAGAAGACCATCGGCCTCGAGATACTCGAACAGTTCCGCGACCAGACGGGCGACCTGCCCGACCGCATCGTCCTCCCCGTCGGCAACGCCGGCAACACCGCCGCGCTCTACAAGGCGTTCCGCGAACTGGTCGCGGCCGGGTCGCTCGCCCCCGAGGAGGTGCCGACCCTGACCGGCGTCCAGGCCGAGGGCGCGGCCCCGATGGTCGAGGCGATCGAGGAGGGCAGCGACGAGATCCGGCGCTGGGAGGACGTCGAGACCCGCGCGACCGCCATCCGCATCGGCAACCCGGTCAACGCGCCGAAGGCGCTGCCGGGCATCCGGGAGACCGGCGGCACCGCGGTCGCCGTCTCGGACGAGGAGATCACCGACGCCCAGTGCGCGCTCGCACGGGACGGCGTCGGCGTCGAGCCCGCCAGCGCGGCCTCGGTGGCGGGCCTCCGAAAGCTCCGCGAGTCGGGCGAGATCGGGAGCGACGAGCGGGTCGTCTGTCTGACGACCGGCCACCTGCTGAAGGACCCCGACGCCGCCGCGGCCGCGGGCGCCGACCCCGAGCCCGTGCCGGCCGACACCGACGGCGTGCTCGACCACCTCGCGAAGTGA
- a CDS encoding MFS transporter yields MSHGRADETDEEAGERLLTGYTGRLLLTVSLGWTAIQTGRLVLSPLLGNVMTDLRITEFQAGLAFTLLWGLYAMGQYPSGRLSDRLTRKSLLVAGLSLVVVGFAALASAPTYPFYLLGAAVIGVGAGLYPTPARALVSDLFVDRRGEAFGLHTASGDVGGAAAAGLAVAVLAVGTWRTAYVPVVAVLAGTALALHVWAREAYDRPRTDREAVAAGVDDARTTAARLWRNRRLRWYLLAYALYAFTWQSAAGFLPTFLRVAKGFPADLASGGFAALFVVGAVVKPLAGSLGDRFPRAGVAAGALTVAAAALAGLLSASGTLAVGLAVIAFAAGLMAYPPVMQALLMDTFPDGSMGGDLGATRSVYIGLGSLGPSYVGFVAGRLSYEAAFAGLLGCLLVSAVVVVGLARSR; encoded by the coding sequence GTGTCACACGGTCGCGCCGACGAGACGGACGAGGAGGCCGGCGAGCGGCTGCTGACCGGCTACACCGGCCGGCTCCTGCTCACCGTCTCGCTCGGCTGGACCGCCATCCAGACCGGCCGGCTCGTGCTCTCGCCGCTGCTGGGGAACGTGATGACCGACCTCCGCATCACCGAGTTCCAGGCGGGGCTGGCGTTCACGCTGCTCTGGGGGCTGTACGCGATGGGCCAGTACCCCAGCGGCCGGCTCTCCGACCGGCTGACCCGCAAGAGCCTGCTGGTCGCCGGCCTCTCGCTGGTCGTCGTCGGCTTCGCCGCCCTCGCGAGCGCCCCCACCTACCCGTTCTACCTGCTCGGCGCGGCCGTCATCGGGGTCGGCGCGGGACTCTACCCGACCCCGGCGCGGGCGCTGGTGTCGGACCTGTTCGTCGACCGCCGCGGGGAGGCGTTCGGGCTCCACACCGCCTCGGGAGACGTCGGCGGCGCGGCCGCGGCCGGCCTCGCAGTCGCGGTGCTCGCGGTCGGGACTTGGCGCACCGCCTACGTCCCGGTCGTCGCTGTGCTCGCCGGCACCGCGCTGGCGCTGCACGTCTGGGCCCGCGAGGCGTACGACCGGCCCCGGACCGACCGGGAAGCGGTCGCCGCCGGCGTCGACGACGCCCGGACGACCGCGGCCCGGCTCTGGCGCAACCGGCGGCTGCGGTGGTACCTGCTGGCCTACGCGCTGTACGCGTTCACCTGGCAGAGCGCCGCCGGCTTCCTGCCGACGTTCCTCCGGGTGGCCAAGGGGTTCCCGGCCGACCTGGCCAGCGGCGGGTTCGCGGCGCTGTTCGTGGTCGGGGCGGTCGTCAAGCCCCTCGCGGGGTCGCTGGGCGACCGGTTCCCCCGGGCGGGCGTCGCCGCGGGCGCGCTGACGGTCGCGGCAGCCGCGCTCGCGGGGCTGCTGTCGGCCTCGGGAACCCTCGCGGTCGGCCTCGCCGTGATCGCCTTCGCGGCCGGCCTGATGGCGTACCCGCCGGTGATGCAGGCGCTGCTGATGGACACGTTCCCGGACGGCAGCATGGGCGGGGACCTCGGCGCGACCCGGAGCGTCTACATCGGGCTCGGGAGCCTCGGGCCGAGCTACGTCGGCTTCGTCGCGGGCCGGCTGTCCTACGAGGCGGCGTTCGCCGGCCTGCTGGGCTGTCTGCTGGTGAGCGCCGTGGTCGTCGTGGGACTCGCCCGGAGCAGATAG
- a CDS encoding CapA family protein, producing MPRLGFAGDVMLGRKVDERQRRERRAPAAVWGDLLDRLRALDGLFVNLECCLSTRGEQWTRTRRPFHFRADPDWAVPALDAAGVDWANLANNHLLDYGETALLDTLDHLDAAGVARSGAGPDREAARAPATVEIDTAHGDGDIDSLRVAFVSATDNTPEFAAGPETAGEDGPGTAYLDLSKEVEARETMAEMLARARETDPDLLVASLHWGPNMVEEPPDHFRAFGRWLAERGVDLVHGHSAHVFQGIEVRNGTPILYDCGDFVDDYAVDDELRNDRSFLFEVVVEDAGVTELRLLPTEIRDFAVHEAGAAAAAWSRSRMRELSAEFGTAFEEDDGELLLEL from the coding sequence GTGCCACGGCTCGGCTTCGCGGGCGACGTGATGCTCGGCCGGAAGGTCGACGAGCGCCAGCGCCGCGAGCGCCGGGCGCCGGCCGCGGTCTGGGGCGACCTGCTCGACCGTCTGCGGGCGCTCGACGGCCTGTTCGTCAACCTGGAGTGCTGCCTGTCGACCCGCGGCGAGCAGTGGACCCGGACCCGCCGACCGTTCCACTTCCGGGCCGATCCCGACTGGGCCGTGCCCGCGCTCGACGCGGCCGGCGTCGACTGGGCGAACCTCGCGAACAACCACCTGCTGGACTACGGCGAGACCGCATTGCTCGACACGCTCGACCACCTCGACGCGGCGGGCGTCGCCCGGTCGGGCGCCGGGCCGGACCGCGAGGCGGCCCGCGCCCCGGCGACGGTCGAGATAGACACGGCGCACGGCGATGGCGACATCGACAGCCTCCGCGTCGCGTTCGTCTCGGCGACCGACAACACGCCGGAGTTCGCCGCGGGACCGGAGACCGCGGGCGAGGACGGCCCCGGCACCGCCTACCTCGACCTCTCGAAGGAGGTCGAGGCCCGCGAAACGATGGCGGAGATGCTGGCCCGCGCCCGGGAGACCGACCCCGACCTGCTGGTGGCCTCGCTCCACTGGGGTCCGAACATGGTCGAGGAGCCGCCCGACCACTTCCGGGCGTTCGGCCGGTGGTTGGCCGAGCGCGGCGTCGACCTCGTCCACGGCCACAGCGCCCACGTCTTCCAGGGCATCGAGGTCCGCAACGGAACGCCGATCCTGTACGACTGCGGCGACTTCGTGGACGACTACGCCGTTGACGACGAGTTGCGGAACGACCGGAGCTTCCTGTTCGAGGTAGTCGTGGAAGACGCCGGAGTGACCGAACTGCGACTCCTGCCGACGGAAATCCGCGATTTCGCGGTCCACGAGGCGGGGGCGGCGGCCGCGGCCTGGAGCCGGTCGCGGATGCGAGAACTGTCGGCCGAGTTCGGGACCGCGTTCGAGGAGGACGACGGAGAACTGCTGCTCGAACTTTGA
- a CDS encoding histidine kinase N-terminal 7TM domain-containing protein yields MQITNDVVLSMLAALVTGGVAAFAWRRRGRPGGLPVAAFNGAACVWTAGNALQAASTTLAGKLLWVDVQYLGIIVVPIAWFALACEYTGREEWANPRTLAALAVPLVAAAVLAWTNPYHHLVHASSEVVTVGGNASLRRTFGPAFWASWIYSNLVSGLGTVVFFHGLVRSRRLYRRQTLAVVAGTTVPWTATWLFFTGRLTVEPEAFFAVSGVAFAYAIAEYDFLGAAPVGRTTVFEKMDDPVVVLDDEERIADANPAAGALFGWERTDAMVGRPVAEVCEECAALVDCHDEDSDATVVVENPDGERRHFDVQSSSLSNDSTAGTALLLRDVTRRRRNERRLERQNEQLEEVGHTIAHDLRNPLNVAQGNAELAREADDPDAVAERLAAVESAHDRMEAIIDEVLAVATGDEPASRDRLDLRAVAEGAWRNVDTGGAELAFDGADVAVVADEGRLTSAFENLFRNAVEHGSTSPRSQAHENPVEHGESGVTVTVGSLDDGAGFYVADDGPGIPEDDRERVFERGFTTSAGGTGVGLAVVSDVADRHGWTVSATENEAGGARFEVRGVETPAAPRS; encoded by the coding sequence ATGCAGATCACGAACGACGTCGTCCTGTCGATGCTCGCCGCGCTCGTCACCGGCGGGGTCGCCGCGTTCGCCTGGCGGCGCCGCGGGCGGCCGGGCGGCCTCCCGGTCGCGGCGTTCAACGGGGCGGCGTGCGTCTGGACCGCCGGAAACGCGCTCCAGGCCGCGAGTACGACGCTGGCGGGGAAACTGCTGTGGGTCGACGTCCAGTATCTGGGTATCATCGTCGTCCCGATCGCGTGGTTCGCGCTCGCCTGCGAGTACACGGGCCGCGAGGAATGGGCGAACCCGCGGACGCTCGCGGCGCTGGCGGTTCCGCTCGTCGCGGCGGCGGTCCTCGCGTGGACGAACCCGTACCACCACCTGGTCCACGCGTCGAGCGAGGTCGTCACCGTCGGCGGGAACGCCTCGCTCCGCCGGACGTTCGGCCCGGCGTTCTGGGCGTCCTGGATCTACTCGAACCTGGTGTCGGGACTCGGGACGGTCGTGTTCTTCCACGGATTGGTCCGGTCGCGCCGGCTCTACCGCCGGCAGACGCTCGCCGTGGTCGCGGGGACCACCGTCCCGTGGACCGCCACATGGCTGTTCTTCACCGGTCGACTGACCGTCGAACCGGAGGCGTTCTTCGCGGTGTCCGGGGTGGCGTTCGCCTACGCCATCGCGGAGTACGACTTCCTCGGCGCGGCGCCTGTCGGTCGGACGACGGTGTTCGAGAAGATGGACGACCCCGTCGTCGTCCTCGACGACGAGGAGCGCATCGCCGACGCCAACCCCGCGGCCGGCGCCCTGTTCGGGTGGGAGCGCACCGACGCGATGGTCGGTCGACCCGTGGCCGAGGTCTGCGAGGAGTGCGCCGCTCTCGTCGACTGCCACGACGAGGACTCCGACGCGACGGTCGTCGTCGAGAATCCCGACGGCGAGCGCCGGCACTTCGACGTGCAGTCCTCGTCGCTGTCGAACGACTCGACCGCGGGGACCGCGCTACTGCTCCGGGACGTGACCCGGCGCAGACGCAACGAACGGCGGCTCGAACGCCAGAACGAGCAGCTCGAGGAGGTCGGCCACACCATCGCCCACGACCTCCGGAACCCGCTCAACGTCGCGCAGGGCAACGCCGAGCTCGCGCGCGAGGCCGACGACCCCGACGCGGTCGCCGAGCGCCTCGCCGCGGTCGAGTCGGCCCACGACCGCATGGAAGCGATCATCGACGAGGTCCTCGCGGTGGCGACGGGCGACGAGCCGGCGTCCCGGGACCGGCTCGACCTCCGGGCGGTCGCCGAGGGCGCCTGGCGGAACGTCGACACCGGCGGCGCCGAGCTGGCGTTCGACGGGGCCGACGTCGCGGTGGTGGCCGACGAGGGACGGCTCACCAGCGCCTTCGAGAACCTGTTCCGGAACGCCGTGGAGCACGGCTCCACGAGCCCTCGTTCGCAGGCTCACGAGAATCCGGTGGAGCACGGCGAATCCGGCGTGACCGTCACGGTCGGGTCGCTCGACGACGGCGCAGGGTTCTACGTGGCCGACGACGGGCCGGGCATCCCCGAGGACGACCGCGAGCGAGTGTTCGAGCGGGGGTTCACCACGTCGGCGGGCGGGACCGGCGTGGGGCTCGCGGTGGTCAGTGACGTCGCCGACCGCCACGGCTGGACGGTCAGCGCGACCGAGAACGAGGCCGGCGGAGCGCGGTTCGAGGTCCGGGGCGTCGAGACGCCGGCCGCGCCGCGGTCGTAG